Genomic window (Flavobacteriales bacterium):
GCGTGAATGAGGATAAGCTTGATGGAAACGAGGACATCGTTTCCAACGCCTCCTGCACCACCAACTGTGCCGCACCCATGGTGCAGGTGGTCCAGGAATTGTGCGACATCGAGAGCGGCTACATCACCACGGTGCATGCTTATACCAGCGATCAACGGTTGCACGACGCCCCGCACCGGGACTTGCGCCGGTCGCGCGCGGCGGCCGTCTCCATGATCCCTACCACTACCGGTGCGGCCAAAGCCATCACCAAGATCTTCCCCGAACTGAAAGGGAAGCTCGGCGGCGCCGGGATCCGCGTGCCGGTTCCTAACGGCTCCATCACGGACCTCACCTGCCATGTGAATAGGGTGGTGACCGCTGAAGCGCTCAATGCCCGGTTCAAGGAGCTTGCCGAGGGAAAGTTGAAGGGCATCCTGCGTTACACCGAGGACCCGATCGTGAGCGTGGACATCGTGGGTGACCCTGCCAGCTGCATTCTGGACGGACTGCTCACCAGCGTGGTCGGTGGCAGCGTGAAGGTGATGGGCTGGTACGACAACGAATACGGCTTCAGCAGTCGCCTCGCCGATCTGGTGATGCTGGTGGGAAAGAAGCGCTGAGTTCCTGATCTACTTGGCTGGTCCGCCGCTCACCTGCCGATCGTCCTGCATGAGGTCGGTCTCTGAGCGCTTCATCAGGCGCATGCCGCTTTCATCGAACACGGCGTAGGTGAACCAGGTGATCCAATCGCCGAGGTTGATGTAACGGCTACCAGCGGCGACCTCCATGTCCACAGGTAGGTGCCGATGGCCGAAGATGAAGAAGTCATAATGCTCCTTCTTCAGGAGGTCCCTGCAGTATTGCACTAACCACTCCTGATCATCGCCGAGCCATTTGCGGTCGTTGTCATAGCTCTTCTTGCGGCTTCTCCCGCTCCAGAAATGCGCGATACCCAAGCCCAAGTTGGGGTGCAAA
Coding sequences:
- the gap gene encoding type I glyceraldehyde-3-phosphate dehydrogenase codes for the protein MTKLRIAINGFGRIGRITTRILLERNDVELVAVNDLTDTKTLAHLFKYDSVHGVYKGEVGHDADSLQIDGNVIKAFSEKDPSALPWAKLGIDVVIECTGLFLTREKASGHLKAGARKVVLSAPAKEEGIRTVVLGVNEDKLDGNEDIVSNASCTTNCAAPMVQVVQELCDIESGYITTVHAYTSDQRLHDAPHRDLRRSRAAAVSMIPTTTGAAKAITKIFPELKGKLGGAGIRVPVPNGSITDLTCHVNRVVTAEALNARFKELAEGKLKGILRYTEDPIVSVDIVGDPASCILDGLLTSVVGGSVKVMGWYDNEYGFSSRLADLVMLVGKKR